In Zingiber officinale cultivar Zhangliang chromosome 3B, Zo_v1.1, whole genome shotgun sequence, a single window of DNA contains:
- the LOC121967307 gene encoding uncharacterized protein LOC121967307 produces MASSVVESAMADGPVMSMMNKRLRALRKKHNRILQMEERLAQGKPLNKEQEEVLRSKTAILTLIDEYEKLQGPLAAAVQEELDRASSATDLAVSPPPPVSTPQEDTPVSADDKEGPDRTVIDILTLVYFGCLFDVKPQSEFAAMMLTRTHERGCCLTYDYVTDDATDLLGEQDLDAISALGSFVTSRPVYSGVSHKDALHACLQHAKLWLMNADQPIQPGTSLTYSGLREKLNKILASDYFTTTPEMKAPGDVAAAVGKYGASCQIHISEATTVPSLVVQSKDVQVPVVSEEDEQQDFQPNDVYPDHEVSLADEQLLTDELGAVSSPAVAVFNQEFENPEIVSENLNPRDVEQKEHQYHSRRPYHNTRGAIHGGIGGPGGRRGYRGGGRGGRGGNGSYQNGRSQYYDSNYYPRNYYAKGRGGQSGGSANYTNHGSQVPSDIELDASA; encoded by the exons TGGCGTCTTCGGTGGTAGAGTCGGCGATGGCTGACGGACCTGTGATGAGCATGATGAATAAGCGTCTCCGAGCCCTGCGCAAGAAACACAACCGCATCTTGCAGATGGAGGAGAGACTCGCCCAAGGGAAGCCGCTCAACAAAGAGCAGGAAGAGGTTCTCCGCTCCAAGACCGCAATCCTCACTCTCATCGACGAGTACGAAAAGCTTCAGGGTCCCCTCGCCGCCGCCGTCCAGGAGGAGCTCGACCGCGCCTCTTCCGCCACCGACCTTGCCGTATCTCCCCCTCCTCCTGTCTCTACCCCTCAAGAAGACACCCCTGTCTCCGCTGATGACAAGGAGGGGCCGGATCGGACCGTGATTGACATTTTGACCTTGGTCTATTTCGGGTGCCTGTTCGATGTCAAACCCCAGAGCGAGTTTGCGGCGATGATGCTGACTAGGACTCACGAGCGTGGCTGCTGCTTGACCTACGACTACGTGACGGACGATGCCACCGACCTACTTGGGGAGCAGGATCTCGATGCGATATCGGCGCTTGGCTCCTTTGTCACTTCGCGGCCGGTCTATTCAGGTGTCTCTCATAAGGACGCTCTCCATGCCTGCCTTCAGCACGCAAAGCTCTGGCTCATGAACGCTGATCAACCTATCCAGCCTGGGACATCGCTCACCT ATTCTGGATTGAGAGAAAAGTTGAACAAGATTTTGGCTTCAGACTATTTCACCACTACGCCAGAAATGAAGGCCCCTGGTGATGTGGCAGCTGCTGTGGGAAAGTATGGTGCTTCTTGTCAGATTCATATTAGTGAGGCAACGACAGTGCCCTCATTAGTCGTCCAATCTAAAGATGTCCAAGTTCCTGTTGTGTCTGAG GAGGATGAACAGCAAGACTTTCAACCAAATGATGTTTACCCTGATCATGAAGTTAGCCTTGCTGATGAACAGCTACTCACT GATGAACTGGGCGCTGTTAGCTCTCCAGCAGTTGCTGTCTTCAATCAAGAGTTTGAAAATCCAGAAATAGTTTCAGAAAATCTAAATCCTAGGGATGTGGAGCAGAAAGAACACCAATATCATTCGCGTAGGCCTTACCACAATACTCGAGGTGCAATTCATGGTGGCATAGGCGGTCCTGGAGGCCGGAGGGGTTATCGTGGTGGTGGTCGTGGTGGCCGAGGTGGGAACGGCAGTTACCAGAATGGCCGGAGTCAGTACTATGACTCTAACTACTACCCTAGAAACTATTATGCGAAGGGGAGAGGGGGTCAATCTGGTGGTTCAGCTAATTATACTAATCATGGAAGTCAAGTCCCTTCAGACATTGAGTTGGATGCTAGTGCCTAG